A genomic window from Sphingomonas taxi includes:
- the rpsG gene encoding 30S ribosomal protein S7 has product MARRRRPEKRVILPDPKFGDEVLSKFMNSVMLDGKKSVAELIVYGALETVESRAKREPIGVFHDALNNIKPGIEVRSRRVGGATYQVPVEVRPERAQALAIRWLIAAARARSENTMSARLSGELMDAANNRGNAVKKREDTHRMAEANRAFSHYRW; this is encoded by the coding sequence ATGGCACGTCGTCGTCGTCCCGAAAAGCGGGTCATCCTGCCTGATCCCAAGTTCGGGGATGAGGTTCTCTCGAAGTTCATGAATTCGGTCATGCTCGACGGCAAGAAGTCCGTCGCGGAACTGATCGTCTACGGTGCGCTCGAAACCGTCGAAAGCCGCGCCAAGCGCGAGCCGATCGGCGTGTTCCACGACGCGCTCAACAACATCAAGCCGGGCATCGAGGTGCGTTCGCGCCGCGTCGGCGGTGCGACCTATCAGGTCCCCGTCGAGGTCCGTCCGGAGCGCGCCCAGGCGCTGGCCATCCGCTGGCTGATCGCCGCCGCCCGTGCGCGCAGCGAGAACACCATGTCGGCGCGCCTGTCGGGCGAGCTGATGGATGCCGCCAACAACCGCGGCAACGCGGTGAAGAAGCGCGAAGACACGCACCGTATGGCCGAAGCCAACCGCGCCTTCAGCCACTACCGCTGGTAA
- the rpsL gene encoding 30S ribosomal protein S12 yields the protein MPTINQLVRKGRDPQKAKSKVPAMEQNPQKRGVCTRVYTTTPKKPNSALRKVAKVRLTNSREVISYIPGEGHNLQEHSVVLIRGGRVRDLPGVRYHVLRGVLDTQGVKDRRQSRSKYGAKRPK from the coding sequence ATGCCGACGATCAACCAGCTGGTCCGCAAGGGCCGCGACCCGCAGAAGGCCAAGTCGAAGGTCCCTGCGATGGAGCAGAACCCGCAGAAGCGCGGCGTCTGCACCCGCGTCTACACGACGACCCCGAAGAAGCCGAACTCGGCGCTGCGCAAGGTGGCCAAGGTCCGCCTGACCAACAGCCGCGAAGTCATCAGCTACATTCCGGGCGAAGGCCACAACCTTCAGGAGCACTCGGTGGTCCTGATCCGCGGCGGCCGTGTGCGCGATCTTCCCGGCGTCCGCTACCACGTCCTGCGCGGCGTGCTCGATACGCAGGGCGTCAAGGATCGCCGTCAGTCCCGCTCCAAGTACGGCGCCAAGCGTCCGAAGTAA
- a CDS encoding alpha/beta fold hydrolase, with product MAKIMATGAALALACLPAVGIAADPVAVPELGPNLERFTYPWPVQTMTFDIVGQPATMAFMDIAPARPNGRSVVLLHGKNFCGATWESSARALANAGYRVLVPDQIGFCKSAKPRAAQYSFEMLASFTRRLMEARGIGRAAIVGHSFGGMLAMRFAILYPEAVERLVLVNPLGLKDRSEEGLPYVDVDTLWAGERKASYASIKAYQQQNYYHGTWKPAYDRWVWMLAGMYQGAGRDAVALAQAKTSEMIKTQPVAHELYRLKPPTTLLIGTLDRTAFGRAQTPPNLRQFLEAIPIVAKKAVTQMPNATLVPLDGLGHSPQVEDPARFEKVLLATLAARR from the coding sequence TTGGCGAAGATCATGGCGACGGGCGCGGCACTGGCGCTCGCATGTCTGCCTGCGGTCGGAATCGCCGCAGATCCGGTCGCGGTGCCCGAGCTTGGCCCCAATCTCGAACGCTTCACTTATCCCTGGCCGGTGCAGACGATGACCTTCGACATCGTCGGTCAGCCCGCGACGATGGCCTTCATGGACATCGCCCCGGCGCGGCCGAACGGCCGCAGCGTGGTGCTGCTGCACGGCAAGAACTTCTGCGGCGCGACGTGGGAAAGCAGCGCGCGGGCGCTCGCCAATGCCGGCTATCGCGTCCTCGTTCCCGACCAGATCGGCTTCTGCAAATCGGCCAAGCCGCGCGCCGCCCAATATAGTTTCGAGATGCTGGCGTCCTTCACCCGCCGGCTGATGGAGGCGCGCGGCATCGGCCGTGCGGCGATCGTCGGTCATTCCTTCGGCGGCATGCTCGCGATGCGCTTCGCCATCCTGTATCCGGAGGCGGTCGAGCGGCTGGTGCTGGTCAATCCGCTCGGCCTCAAGGACCGGTCGGAGGAGGGGCTGCCGTACGTCGACGTCGACACGCTGTGGGCGGGCGAGCGCAAGGCGAGCTATGCGTCGATCAAGGCCTATCAGCAGCAGAATTACTATCACGGCACCTGGAAGCCGGCCTATGATCGCTGGGTGTGGATGCTGGCGGGCATGTATCAGGGGGCGGGGCGCGACGCGGTGGCGCTCGCCCAGGCCAAGACCAGCGAGATGATCAAGACGCAGCCGGTCGCGCACGAGCTGTACCGTCTGAAGCCGCCGACGACGCTGCTCATCGGCACGCTCGACCGGACCGCCTTCGGCCGGGCGCAGACGCCGCCCAACCTGCGCCAGTTCCTCGAGGCGATCCCGATCGTCGCCAAGAAAGCGGTGACGCAGATGCCCAATGCGACGCTCGTCCCGCTCGACGGGCTCGGCCATTCCCCGCAGGTCGAGGATCCGGCGCGATTCGAAAAGGTGTTGCTGGCGACGCTCGCCGCGCGGCGCTAG
- a CDS encoding LPXTG cell wall anchor domain-containing protein: MDEATRFTLVYAIIGVLLLIGIPTLIVYLRKRKREKLRRRGIKTYGH; this comes from the coding sequence ATGGATGAGGCTACTCGATTTACGCTGGTTTATGCCATTATCGGCGTGTTGCTGCTGATCGGCATACCGACGCTGATCGTATATTTGCGCAAGCGCAAGCGCGAGAAGCTGCGCCGGCGCGGGATCAAGACCTACGGTCATTGA
- the secE gene encoding preprotein translocase subunit SecE encodes MAKTTPIEFIRQVQAETKKVVWPTRRETIMTGVMVVIMTTILALFFLGVDTFFNAVVQALLKLAK; translated from the coding sequence GTGGCGAAGACGACCCCCATCGAATTCATCCGTCAGGTGCAGGCCGAGACCAAGAAGGTCGTCTGGCCGACCCGGCGCGAGACGATCATGACGGGCGTGATGGTGGTCATCATGACCACGATCCTCGCGCTGTTCTTCCTGGGCGTCGACACGTTCTTCAACGCGGTCGTCCAGGCGCTGCTCAAGCTCGCGAAGTAA
- the nusG gene encoding transcription termination/antitermination protein NusG: MARWYIIHAYSGFEGKVRDAIMAEATRLGLEQLVEQIEVPTETVTEARRGKKIAVERKFMPGYVLAKLNMNDDVYHLVKNTPKVTGFLGSMGKPQAISEAEAARMLNSKEEAAAAPKTKVKVDYEIGDAVKVLEGPFASFNGIVEELDFDKSKVKVSVSIFGRATPVELDFEQVERSK; encoded by the coding sequence ATGGCGCGCTGGTACATCATTCACGCCTATTCGGGCTTCGAGGGCAAGGTCCGCGACGCGATCATGGCCGAAGCGACGCGGCTCGGCCTCGAGCAGCTCGTCGAGCAGATCGAGGTGCCGACCGAGACGGTGACCGAGGCCCGCCGCGGCAAGAAGATCGCGGTCGAGCGCAAGTTCATGCCCGGCTACGTCCTCGCCAAGCTCAACATGAACGACGACGTCTACCACCTCGTCAAGAACACGCCCAAGGTGACCGGCTTCCTCGGCAGCATGGGCAAGCCGCAGGCGATCAGCGAGGCCGAGGCCGCGCGCATGCTCAACAGCAAGGAAGAGGCCGCCGCGGCGCCGAAGACCAAGGTCAAGGTCGATTACGAGATCGGCGACGCGGTCAAGGTGCTCGAAGGGCCGTTCGCGAGCTTCAACGGCATCGTCGAGGAACTCGATTTCGACAAGTCGAAGGTCAAGGTGTCGGTGTCGATCTTCGGTCGCGCCACCCCGGTCGAACTCGACTTCGAACAGGTTGAACGCTCGAAGTAA
- a CDS encoding threonine aldolase family protein produces MTDAQQFASDNYAGICPEAWQAMDRANRGSASAYGDDDWTQRASDAFRDLFETECEVFFAFNGTAANSLALASLCQSYHSVICSAQAHVETDECGAPEFFSNGSKLLVAPTESGKLDPQAIRKLATGRADIHFPKPRVVTITQPTETGQVYTVAEVQALSAVCRELGLRLHMDGARFAHACATLGCRPADITWRAGVDVLCFGGTKNGMAVGEAVLFFDPALAQDFDYRCKQAGQLASKMRFLSAPWVGLLESGAWLSNAEHGNACADRLAAAVADLPGVDLMFPVEANAVFLTAPDTVLDGLRARGWRFYTFIGGGARFMFAWDADPARVDALIADLRAVAGDAGADAFACAAA; encoded by the coding sequence GTGACCGACGCCCAGCAATTCGCCAGCGACAATTATGCCGGAATCTGCCCCGAGGCGTGGCAGGCGATGGACCGTGCGAATCGCGGCTCGGCCAGCGCCTACGGCGACGACGACTGGACGCAGCGCGCCTCCGACGCCTTCCGCGACCTGTTCGAGACCGAATGCGAGGTGTTCTTCGCCTTCAACGGCACCGCCGCCAATTCGCTCGCGCTCGCCTCGCTCTGCCAATCCTATCACAGCGTGATCTGCTCGGCGCAGGCGCATGTCGAAACCGACGAATGCGGCGCGCCTGAATTCTTCTCGAACGGCTCGAAACTGCTCGTCGCGCCGACCGAGAGCGGCAAGCTCGATCCGCAGGCGATCCGCAAGCTCGCCACGGGGCGCGCCGATATCCATTTCCCCAAGCCGCGCGTTGTGACGATCACCCAGCCGACCGAGACGGGGCAGGTCTATACCGTTGCCGAGGTGCAGGCGCTGTCGGCGGTGTGCCGCGAACTCGGCCTGCGGCTGCACATGGACGGCGCCCGCTTCGCGCATGCCTGCGCGACCTTGGGATGCCGCCCGGCGGACATCACCTGGCGCGCCGGCGTCGACGTATTGTGCTTCGGCGGCACCAAGAACGGCATGGCGGTCGGCGAGGCGGTGCTGTTCTTCGATCCCGCGCTCGCGCAGGATTTCGACTATCGCTGCAAACAGGCGGGGCAGCTCGCCTCGAAGATGCGCTTCCTGTCGGCGCCCTGGGTCGGCCTGCTGGAAAGCGGCGCCTGGCTGAGCAACGCCGAACACGGCAACGCCTGCGCCGACCGGCTCGCGGCGGCGGTTGCCGATTTGCCCGGCGTCGACCTGATGTTCCCGGTCGAAGCGAATGCCGTTTTCCTCACCGCGCCCGACACGGTGCTCGACGGCCTGCGCGCGCGGGGGTGGCGCTTCTACACCTTCATCGGCGGCGGCGCGCGGTTCATGTTCGCCTGGGATGCCGATCCGGCGCGCGTCGACGCCCTGATCGCCGACCTGCGCGCCGTCGCGGGGGATGCGGGCGCGGACGCTTTCGCCTGCGCGGCTGCCTGA
- a CDS encoding beta-N-acetylhexosaminidase family protein — MTRRKGGIGVYTAVATTLAGFAAAAGAAEPATLPAIFPAPASTTLGDGAVTLGDSVVLVVAPGTQSETVALVRGILTAAGVTTIASARAVPKTLDRTYVVLGTGDAGVIRDALARSGTTLDGHAEGYTIASLARDKGSLIALAGQDADGLFHAAQTFRQLARRQTLPALVIRDHPAMPIRGTIEGFYGAPWTMADRTKHLAFLASVKANTYVYSPKDDPFARARWREPYPAATLNELGTLAATARHNHVDFVYAISPGPTVCFSDPADARALERKFDALRAIGIDSFYVALDDIEYTKWNCERDTAAFGPSGAQAAGVAQSQLLNTVQKDLTAKDPKARPLIMVPTEYYDAKETPYKAALRQHLDPRIVVQWTGTDVVPPAISIPDAKAATKAFGRKTLLWDNYPVNDYAQTTGRLLLAPYDRREAGLSGELTGILSNPMNQEAPSRVAVTGVAAFAWNDRDYDPTLTWHAAARELAGGDAQATAALLLFFDTQHMAPTFGSQPWQPQAPQLKALLDDVRETLAEGDAAARQAAIAELAQRADALAGASDIIRSGTVDPAFAAQARPWLDALQRWGRALQLTAAGLDAANRGSGAAMRYFADAKRLAAEAAAIPSIPGATRFDGPIKIADGVLDRFVADAPALIATPSPNAAAD, encoded by the coding sequence ATGACGCGGCGCAAGGGCGGAATCGGCGTATATACGGCAGTGGCGACCACGCTGGCGGGGTTCGCCGCCGCGGCGGGCGCGGCCGAACCGGCGACGCTGCCGGCGATCTTCCCCGCGCCCGCGTCGACCACGCTCGGCGATGGCGCGGTGACGCTCGGTGATTCGGTGGTGCTGGTGGTCGCACCCGGGACGCAGAGCGAGACGGTCGCGCTGGTCCGCGGCATCCTGACTGCCGCCGGGGTGACGACGATCGCCAGCGCGCGCGCGGTGCCGAAGACGCTCGACCGGACCTATGTCGTGCTCGGCACCGGCGACGCCGGCGTGATCCGCGACGCGCTCGCGCGCAGCGGCACGACGCTCGACGGCCATGCCGAAGGCTATACGATCGCCAGTCTCGCTCGCGATAAGGGCAGCCTGATCGCGCTCGCCGGCCAGGACGCCGACGGCCTGTTCCACGCCGCCCAGACCTTCCGCCAGCTCGCGCGGCGGCAGACGCTGCCCGCGCTGGTGATCCGGGATCATCCGGCGATGCCGATCCGCGGCACGATCGAGGGCTTCTACGGCGCGCCGTGGACGATGGCGGACCGCACCAAGCATCTCGCCTTCCTCGCCAGCGTCAAGGCGAACACCTATGTCTACAGCCCCAAGGACGATCCGTTCGCGCGGGCGCGCTGGCGTGAGCCCTATCCCGCCGCGACGCTGAACGAGCTCGGTACGCTGGCGGCGACGGCGCGGCACAACCACGTCGATTTCGTCTATGCGATCTCGCCCGGCCCCACCGTCTGCTTCTCCGATCCCGCCGACGCCAGGGCGCTGGAGCGCAAGTTCGACGCATTGCGTGCGATCGGCATCGACAGTTTTTACGTCGCGCTCGACGACATCGAATATACCAAGTGGAATTGCGAACGCGACACCGCCGCCTTCGGGCCCTCCGGCGCGCAGGCGGCGGGCGTCGCCCAGTCGCAATTGCTCAACACGGTGCAGAAGGACCTGACCGCCAAGGACCCCAAGGCGCGGCCGCTGATCATGGTGCCGACCGAATATTACGACGCCAAGGAAACGCCGTACAAGGCGGCGCTGCGCCAGCACCTCGATCCGCGCATCGTCGTGCAATGGACCGGCACCGACGTGGTGCCGCCCGCGATCTCGATCCCCGACGCCAAGGCGGCGACCAAGGCGTTCGGCCGCAAGACGCTGCTGTGGGACAATTATCCGGTCAACGATTACGCCCAGACCACCGGCCGCCTGCTGCTCGCGCCCTATGACCGGCGCGAGGCGGGGCTGTCCGGCGAGCTGACCGGCATCCTGTCCAACCCGATGAACCAGGAGGCGCCGAGTCGCGTCGCGGTGACCGGCGTCGCCGCCTTTGCGTGGAACGATCGGGACTACGACCCGACGCTGACCTGGCATGCCGCGGCGCGTGAACTGGCCGGCGGCGACGCGCAGGCGACCGCCGCGCTGCTGCTGTTCTTCGACACGCAGCATATGGCGCCGACCTTCGGCAGCCAGCCGTGGCAGCCGCAGGCGCCGCAGCTCAAGGCGCTGCTCGACGACGTGCGCGAGACGCTGGCCGAGGGCGACGCGGCGGCGCGGCAGGCGGCGATCGCCGAACTCGCGCAGCGCGCCGATGCACTGGCGGGGGCGTCGGACATCATCCGCTCGGGCACGGTCGATCCCGCCTTCGCCGCGCAGGCGCGGCCGTGGCTCGACGCCTTGCAGCGCTGGGGCCGCGCGTTGCAGCTGACCGCCGCGGGGCTCGATGCGGCGAATCGCGGCAGCGGCGCCGCGATGCGCTATTTCGCCGATGCCAAGCGGCTGGCGGCCGAGGCGGCAGCGATCCCGTCGATCCCCGGCGCGACCCGGTTCGACGGCCCGATCAAGATTGCCGACGGCGTGCTCGACCGGTTCGTCGCGGACGCGCCGGCGCTGATCGCGACGCCGTCGCCGAACGCCGCCGCCGACTGA
- a CDS encoding histidine-type phosphatase, whose amino-acid sequence MKRLLIATLVAGMATPVAAREPAAPAGLTLDRVVLLMRHGVRPPTKSPPLPARSARDAWPQWPVAPGYLTPHGRAALVQIARYDRTTWTAAGLLPRRGCARLRIVADSDQRTIETARTYAAELAPGCPSAPEHKPQDVADPLFSPIDEGTVPFDAEEARAAVLAAAGPAGPAGPAGPAGPAGPAGPAGIAAEERRLAPLLTRLDVILCGKPTPGCGIAATPTGLAPARPGKRPKLTGALDRASTAAQILLLEYADGKAMTDVGWGRATPADIGRLSELHSAEFRLLARPRYVARANLALLAPLIADSLGDDGAAAVTMISGHDTNIASLGGLLDLHWRVPGLAADDPSPGGAIIFERLRDVAGDRYVRALFRSQTLDQIRSAAPLAAPYVAVLPIPGCKARGVAGLCTLAEFRAALLR is encoded by the coding sequence ATGAAACGCCTGCTCATCGCCACGCTGGTCGCCGGTATGGCCACTCCCGTCGCGGCACGCGAGCCTGCCGCTCCGGCGGGCCTTACGCTCGACCGCGTCGTGCTGCTGATGCGCCACGGCGTCCGCCCGCCGACCAAGTCGCCGCCACTGCCCGCGCGCAGTGCGCGCGACGCATGGCCGCAATGGCCGGTCGCACCCGGCTATCTCACGCCGCACGGCCGCGCCGCGCTGGTCCAAATCGCCCGCTACGACCGCACCACCTGGACCGCCGCCGGTCTGCTGCCGCGCCGTGGCTGCGCGCGCCTCCGCATCGTCGCCGACAGCGACCAACGGACGATCGAGACCGCACGCACCTACGCCGCCGAACTGGCTCCCGGTTGTCCGTCGGCGCCCGAGCACAAGCCACAGGACGTCGCCGACCCGCTGTTCTCACCGATCGACGAAGGCACAGTGCCCTTCGATGCGGAGGAGGCGCGGGCCGCGGTGCTCGCCGCCGCCGGTCCCGCCGGCCCCGCCGGCCCTGCCGGCCCTGCCGGCCCTGCCGGCCCTGCCGGCCCTGCCGGAATCGCCGCCGAGGAACGCCGCCTCGCCCCGCTCTTGACGCGGCTCGACGTCATCCTCTGCGGCAAGCCCACGCCCGGGTGCGGCATCGCCGCCACGCCGACCGGCCTCGCCCCCGCACGACCCGGCAAGCGCCCCAAGCTTACCGGTGCGCTCGATCGCGCCTCGACCGCGGCCCAAATTCTCCTGCTCGAATATGCCGACGGCAAAGCCATGACCGACGTCGGCTGGGGCCGCGCCACGCCGGCCGACATCGGCCGGCTGTCCGAGCTGCACAGCGCAGAATTCCGGCTGCTTGCGCGTCCGCGCTACGTCGCCAGGGCCAATCTCGCGCTGCTCGCGCCGCTGATCGCCGATTCGCTTGGCGACGACGGGGCCGCGGCGGTGACGATGATCTCCGGCCACGACACCAATATCGCCAGCCTCGGCGGGCTGCTCGACCTGCATTGGCGCGTCCCGGGCCTCGCCGCCGACGATCCGTCGCCGGGCGGCGCGATCATCTTCGAACGGCTGCGCGATGTCGCCGGGGACCGATACGTGCGCGCACTCTTCCGATCGCAGACGCTCGATCAGATCCGCAGCGCCGCACCGCTTGCGGCGCCCTATGTCGCGGTGCTGCCGATCCCCGGCTGCAAGGCGCGTGGCGTCGCCGGCCTGTGCACGCTCGCTGAGTTCCGCGCGGCGTTGCTGCGCTAG
- a CDS encoding TonB-dependent receptor — translation MKTVALMAGVSALGLFAVPAAAQSSDAAHDTATAQEAAQAGVQTDADILVVGTAQGEKKAIETKRRADNFVEALYANDVGKLPDQNVAEAVRRLPGLSVANDQGEGRYVIIRGINPNLVNVVLNGLTLPAPEPDGRQVKLDDIPSALINSIVVTKSLTADQDANAIGGEVNIRTLTAFDRNKPLFADARIQYGAYHLNGGHPWEGDAQVGGLFGPDGQFGAVLSVNYSKRPIESENFQGSTKWVAGLPDQQGLRDYNLTRTRKGVVLNLDWRPSDAVKLFLRGTLSRFDDNETRDQFIIDNQSAFTNQTATTGTFRGRGSVRVRRRQETDNTKSVQGGGSFAFGGDATLDLAGGWTRAQKRDPLRSEYNFRTGGSALTVNYDVSDTPYVFTPTVQPNANQSAYGFNSVNYETRNAVETLWQGRADLTVPLSLGSDSSIKIGAKYLDRHKTNARDVLNYGLTTGRSFTLANVSYLGDTSFYDGAYPFPVRVGYDRAQAFLAANPGTIAVNVGSSRTNSLANDYDVRESIAAGYAMATLHLGTLTLVPGVRVENTRDRTKGKLITAASALNADYNAFGRKSYTDVFPGLNAKWEVANGLIVRGAATTAIGRPNYPDLSPYVAVDTTTSPTTVTLGNPDLKPYKAVNLDGAVEYYLPGQGLLSVGYFYKHIDDPIYTGTRISQSGTYAGQALTGVNVVQPLNLDKAEVQGIEANAQVRFTFLPGALDGFGFAVNYAHITGHGSGTVPGQPPRTGDLPLFLQSRDVGTAQVFYEKYGVAIRAAYSYRSPYLDTIGTSAATDQYTDSNGQLDVNLSYEVTPQLTFFGQALNLTDAAWRRYIGSKPQLVERERYGYSFRWGAQLHF, via the coding sequence ATGAAGACTGTTGCACTGATGGCGGGCGTGTCCGCGCTCGGCCTGTTCGCGGTGCCGGCGGCGGCGCAGAGCAGCGATGCGGCGCACGACACCGCGACCGCGCAGGAAGCGGCGCAGGCCGGCGTGCAGACCGATGCCGATATCCTCGTCGTCGGCACCGCGCAGGGCGAGAAGAAGGCGATCGAGACCAAGCGCCGCGCCGACAATTTCGTCGAAGCGCTCTACGCCAACGATGTCGGCAAACTGCCCGACCAGAACGTCGCCGAGGCGGTGCGCCGCCTGCCCGGACTGTCGGTCGCCAACGATCAGGGCGAGGGCCGCTATGTCATCATCCGCGGCATCAACCCCAATCTCGTCAACGTCGTGCTCAACGGCCTGACGTTGCCGGCGCCCGAGCCCGACGGCCGTCAGGTCAAGCTCGACGACATCCCCTCGGCGCTGATCAACTCGATCGTCGTCACCAAGTCGCTGACTGCGGACCAGGATGCCAATGCGATCGGTGGTGAGGTCAACATCCGCACGCTGACCGCGTTCGACCGCAACAAGCCGCTCTTCGCCGATGCGCGCATCCAATATGGCGCCTATCACCTCAACGGCGGCCATCCGTGGGAGGGCGACGCGCAGGTCGGCGGCCTGTTCGGCCCGGACGGCCAGTTCGGCGCGGTGCTCTCGGTCAATTATTCGAAGCGGCCGATCGAGTCGGAGAACTTTCAGGGCTCGACCAAATGGGTCGCCGGCCTGCCGGACCAGCAGGGGCTGCGCGATTACAATCTGACCCGCACCCGCAAGGGCGTCGTCCTCAATCTCGACTGGCGGCCGAGCGATGCGGTCAAGCTGTTCCTGCGCGGCACCTTGTCGCGGTTCGACGACAATGAGACGCGCGACCAGTTCATCATCGACAACCAGTCTGCCTTCACCAATCAGACCGCGACCACCGGCACCTTCCGCGGTCGCGGCAGCGTCCGCGTCCGCCGCCGGCAGGAGACGGACAACACCAAGTCGGTGCAGGGCGGCGGCAGCTTCGCGTTCGGTGGCGACGCGACGCTCGATCTCGCCGGCGGCTGGACCCGCGCGCAGAAGCGCGACCCGCTGCGTTCCGAATATAATTTCCGGACCGGCGGCAGCGCGCTGACCGTCAATTACGACGTGTCCGACACGCCCTATGTCTTCACGCCGACGGTGCAGCCCAACGCCAACCAGAGCGCCTATGGCTTCAACAGCGTCAATTACGAGACGCGCAATGCGGTGGAAACCTTGTGGCAGGGGCGCGCCGACCTCACCGTGCCGCTGAGCCTCGGCAGCGACAGCAGCATCAAAATCGGTGCGAAATATCTCGACCGCCACAAGACCAATGCGCGCGACGTGCTCAATTACGGTCTCACCACCGGCCGCAGCTTCACGCTCGCCAACGTCTCCTATCTCGGCGACACCAGCTTCTACGACGGTGCCTATCCCTTTCCGGTGCGGGTCGGCTACGATCGTGCGCAGGCGTTCCTCGCCGCCAATCCCGGCACGATCGCGGTCAACGTCGGGTCGAGCCGCACCAACAGTCTCGCCAACGACTATGACGTGCGCGAGAGCATCGCGGCGGGCTATGCGATGGCCACGCTCCATCTCGGCACGCTGACACTGGTGCCCGGCGTCCGCGTCGAGAACACCCGCGACCGGACCAAGGGCAAGCTCATCACCGCCGCCTCGGCGCTGAACGCCGATTACAACGCCTTCGGCCGCAAGAGCTACACCGACGTCTTTCCGGGCCTCAACGCCAAATGGGAGGTGGCGAACGGCCTGATCGTCCGCGGTGCCGCGACCACCGCGATCGGCCGCCCGAACTACCCCGATCTGTCGCCCTATGTCGCGGTCGACACGACCACCTCGCCGACGACGGTCACGCTCGGCAATCCCGACCTCAAGCCCTACAAGGCGGTCAATCTCGACGGCGCGGTCGAATATTATTTGCCGGGGCAGGGGCTTCTGTCGGTCGGCTATTTCTACAAACATATCGACGATCCGATCTACACGGGCACGCGGATCAGCCAGTCGGGCACCTATGCCGGCCAGGCGTTGACCGGCGTCAACGTCGTCCAGCCGCTCAATCTCGACAAGGCCGAGGTGCAGGGCATCGAGGCGAACGCGCAGGTCCGCTTCACCTTCCTGCCGGGTGCGCTCGACGGCTTCGGCTTCGCGGTCAATTACGCGCATATCACCGGTCATGGCAGCGGCACCGTTCCCGGCCAGCCGCCGCGCACCGGCGACCTGCCGTTGTTCCTCCAGTCGCGCGACGTCGGCACCGCACAGGTCTTCTACGAGAAATACGGCGTCGCGATTCGCGCCGCTTACTCCTATCGCTCGCCCTACCTCGATACGATCGGCACCAGTGCGGCGACCGACCAATATACCGACAGCAACGGCCAGCTCGACGTCAACCTCAGCTATGAAGTGACGCCGCAGCTCACCTTCTTCGGTCAGGCGCTCAACCTCACCGATGCGGCGTGGCGTCGCTATATCGGATCGAAGCCGCAATTGGTCGAGCGCGAACGCTATGGCTACAGCTTCCGCTGGGGCGCCCAGCTGCACTTCTAG